The Gallus gallus isolate bGalGal1 chromosome 23, bGalGal1.mat.broiler.GRCg7b, whole genome shotgun sequence genome includes a region encoding these proteins:
- the LOC124417363 gene encoding sterile alpha motif domain-containing protein 1-like, which produces MHSSYRGGGAPAAPGARVSARGRGRAARSRGAPTAPDGRRGRGAAGAAPTPSDGRAAPLTHGHAPPPRHPPRVPPPDVSTPPPRVTFPESPEERTPRAGRGRVGGAAGPHGFALLTRAECQSLRRQPGILCPTAAAGAAPGAGTEPGDPPGALPTSARRAPGREREREERAVLRDRLLPEGTGGTERAAARQSEGKAESGRRRALLARPNGPPLCPPCVPPPLHPSLLLCGPSLRVAAWQRVARGSGSEVPGVLSATRCPTLMRTRMQTPMHTDPHRHACTRSHTPACRFRGPASSPCRDRAAHRRAGVPIRGRA; this is translated from the coding sequence ATGCACTCCAGTTATAGAGGCGGGGGCGCGCCCGCCGCGCCGGGGGCGCGCGTCAGTGCGCGGGGCCGGGGACGCGCCGCCCGCTCCCGCGGGGCCCCGACGGCTCCCGACGGGCggagggggagaggggcggCCGGGGCTGCTCCGACGCCGTCGGACGGCCGCGCGGCTCCCCTGACCCACGGGCACGCGCCGCCCCCGCGTCACCCCCCCCGGGTTCCCCCCCCAGACGTCAGCACCCCCCCGCCCCGGGTCACGTTCCCCGAGAGCCCCGAGGAGAGAACCCCGAGGGCCGGGAGGGGGCGGGtggggggagcggcggggcccCACGGTTTCGCTTTATTAACCCGAGCGGAGTGTCAGAGCCTCCGGCGGCAGCCCGGAATCCTCTGCCCGACGGCGGCGGCCGGAGCGGCGCCCGGGGCAGGGACAGAGCCCGGGGATCCCCCCGGGGCGCTCCCCACTTCTGCCCGACGGGCACCGGGGAGAGAACGAGAGAGAGAGGAACGTGCGGTGCTGCGGGACCGACTGCTGCCCGAGGGGACGGGCGGGACGGAGCGCGCCGCGGCGCGACAGAGCGAAGGGAAAGCAGAGAGCGGGCGGCGGCGTGCGCTCCTCGCTCGGCCCAACGGCCCTCCCCTCTGTCCTCCATGCgtccctcctcccctccatccctccctcctcctctgcgGGCCCTCCCTTCGGGTCGCAGCGTGGCAGCGCGTGGCACGGGGCTCCGGCTCTGAGGTGCCGGGGGTCCTCTCGGCGACGCGCTGCCCCACACTGATGCGCACACGCATGCAGACACCGATGCACACTGACCCGCATCGGCACGCTTGCACACGCAGCCACACGCCCGCATGCAGGTTCCGTGGTCCCGCATCCTCACCGTGCCGGGACCGCGCTGCCCATCGCCGCGCCGGAGTTCCAATTCGTGGCAGAGCGTAA
- the TFAP2E gene encoding transcription factor AP-2-epsilon isoform X2: MLVHSYPGMDRAEGLPGASAGARLPQLPALNQTPYGSAPPLCHTPAADFQPPYFPPPYPQPPLPYPQGQEPAYPHLADPYAALSPLHQHQQPAWPPQRSRQDDAGLLSQTHRALGLDPRREYPAVPRLLHGLPDGGHGLPDGPLGLHGLGHHGLEEIQAADDGGMNLLDQSVIKKVPIPSKANGTIPSLMNKDGLIGGVTNPNEVFCSVPGRLSLLSSTSKYKVTVGEVQRRLSPPECLNASLLGGVLRRAKSKNGGRCLRERLEKIGLNLPAGRRKAANVTLLTSLVEGEAVHLARDFGYVCETEFPAKAAAEYLCRQHSDPTELHTRKNMLLATKQICKEFADLIAQDRSPLGNSRPSLILEPGVQSCLTHFSLITHGFGGPAICAALTAFQNYLVESLKGLDKMFISSTGNGHTAGDSKASEKEGKHRK; this comes from the exons ATGCTGGTGCACAGCTACCCGGGCATG GACCGCGCCGAGGGGCTGCCCGGGGCGTCTGCCGGGGCCCGCCTGCCGCAGCTGCCCGCTCTCAACCAGACGCCCTACGGCTCGGCTCCGCCGCTCTGCCACACGCCCGCCGCCGACTTCCAGCCGCCCTACTTCCCCCCGCCGTACCCGCAGCCGCCGCTGCCCTACCCGCAGGGCCAGGAGCCCGCTTACCCGCACCTGGCCGACCCGTACGCGGCTCTCAGCCCGCTGcatcagcaccagcagcccGCCTGGCCCCCGCAACGCTCCCGGCAGGACGACGCGGGGCTGCTTTCGCAGACGCACCGAGCTCTGGGGCTCGACCCCCGCCGCGAGTACCCCGCCGTGCCCCGACTGCTCCACGGGCTGCCCGACGGCGGGCACGGCCTCCCCGACGGCCCGCTGGGCCTGCACGGCCTCGGGCACCACGGCCTCGAGGAGATCCAG GCAGCGGACGACGGCGGGATGAACCTGCTCGATCAGTCCGTCATCAAGAAAG tgcccaTCCCCTCGAAGGCCAACGGCACCATTCCCTCCCTGATGAACAAGGACGGGCTGATCGGAGGGGTGACGAACCCCAACGAGGTCTTCTGCTCGGTGCCCGGCCGCCTCTCGCTGCTCAGCTCCACCTCCAAGTACAAGGTGACGGTGGGGGAGGTGCAGAGGCGGCTCTCGCCCCCTGAGTGCCTCAACGCCTCCCTCCTCGGCGGGGTCCTGCGCAG agCAAAATCAAAAAACGGGGGTCGGTGTTTAAGGGAAAGGTTAGAGAAAATCGGCCTCAATCTACCTGCAGGACGGCGCAAAGCTGCCAACGTCACCCTGCTGACGTCGCTGGTGGAAG GTGAAGCCGTCCACCTGGCCCGGGATTTTGGCTACGTATGTGAAACAGAGTTCCcagccaaagcagcagcagagtacCTGTGCCGACAGCACTCCGACCCCACGGAGCTCCACACCAGGAAGAACATGCTGCTGGCCACCAA GCAAATTTGCAAAGAGTTTGCAGACTTGATAGCGCAGGACCGCTCACCGCTGGGGAACAGCCGCCCCTCGCTGATCCTGGAGCCGGGAGTGCAGAGCTGTCTGACTCATTTCAGCCTCATCACCCACGGCTTCGGCGGCCCGGCCATCTGCGCAGCACTCACGGCCTTCCAGAACTACCTGGTGGAGTCCCTCAAAGGGCTGGATAAAATGTtcatcagcagcacagggaaCGGGCACACGGCCGGAGACTCCAAAGcgtcagagaaggaagggaagcatCGGAAGTGA
- the TFAP2E gene encoding transcription factor AP-2-epsilon isoform X1 has translation MLVHSYPGMDRAEGLPGASAGARLPQLPALNQTPYGSAPPLCHTPAADFQPPYFPPPYPQPPLPYPQGQEPAYPHLADPYAALSPLHQHQQPAWPPQRSRQDDAGLLSQTHRALGLDPRREYPAVPRLLHGLPDGGHGLPDGPLGLHGLGHHGLEEIQAADDGGMNLLDQSVIKKGWLRCSDHLLLAGAGKQQLKIEGDFWFTQMTRDNFASPKAKETKLSGFNGSLSPSCSMFMGKQAAEQTRQTAVPIPSKANGTIPSLMNKDGLIGGVTNPNEVFCSVPGRLSLLSSTSKYKVTVGEVQRRLSPPECLNASLLGGVLRRAKSKNGGRCLRERLEKIGLNLPAGRRKAANVTLLTSLVEGEAVHLARDFGYVCETEFPAKAAAEYLCRQHSDPTELHTRKNMLLATKQICKEFADLIAQDRSPLGNSRPSLILEPGVQSCLTHFSLITHGFGGPAICAALTAFQNYLVESLKGLDKMFISSTGNGHTAGDSKASEKEGKHRK, from the exons ATGCTGGTGCACAGCTACCCGGGCATG GACCGCGCCGAGGGGCTGCCCGGGGCGTCTGCCGGGGCCCGCCTGCCGCAGCTGCCCGCTCTCAACCAGACGCCCTACGGCTCGGCTCCGCCGCTCTGCCACACGCCCGCCGCCGACTTCCAGCCGCCCTACTTCCCCCCGCCGTACCCGCAGCCGCCGCTGCCCTACCCGCAGGGCCAGGAGCCCGCTTACCCGCACCTGGCCGACCCGTACGCGGCTCTCAGCCCGCTGcatcagcaccagcagcccGCCTGGCCCCCGCAACGCTCCCGGCAGGACGACGCGGGGCTGCTTTCGCAGACGCACCGAGCTCTGGGGCTCGACCCCCGCCGCGAGTACCCCGCCGTGCCCCGACTGCTCCACGGGCTGCCCGACGGCGGGCACGGCCTCCCCGACGGCCCGCTGGGCCTGCACGGCCTCGGGCACCACGGCCTCGAGGAGATCCAG GCAGCGGACGACGGCGGGATGAACCTGCTCGATCAGTCCGTCATCAAGAAAG GCTGGCTCAGGTGCTCCGATCACCTGCTGCTTGCGGGAGCGGGGAAGCAGCAACTGAAGATCGAGGGGGACTTTTGGTTTACTCAGATGACAAGAGACAATTTTGCTTCCCCCAAAGCCAAGGAAACAAAGCTGTCAGGCTTTAATGGTAGCTTGtctccctcctgcagcatgTTTATGGGCAAACAAGCTGCAGAGCAGACCAGGCAAACTGCAG tgcccaTCCCCTCGAAGGCCAACGGCACCATTCCCTCCCTGATGAACAAGGACGGGCTGATCGGAGGGGTGACGAACCCCAACGAGGTCTTCTGCTCGGTGCCCGGCCGCCTCTCGCTGCTCAGCTCCACCTCCAAGTACAAGGTGACGGTGGGGGAGGTGCAGAGGCGGCTCTCGCCCCCTGAGTGCCTCAACGCCTCCCTCCTCGGCGGGGTCCTGCGCAG agCAAAATCAAAAAACGGGGGTCGGTGTTTAAGGGAAAGGTTAGAGAAAATCGGCCTCAATCTACCTGCAGGACGGCGCAAAGCTGCCAACGTCACCCTGCTGACGTCGCTGGTGGAAG GTGAAGCCGTCCACCTGGCCCGGGATTTTGGCTACGTATGTGAAACAGAGTTCCcagccaaagcagcagcagagtacCTGTGCCGACAGCACTCCGACCCCACGGAGCTCCACACCAGGAAGAACATGCTGCTGGCCACCAA GCAAATTTGCAAAGAGTTTGCAGACTTGATAGCGCAGGACCGCTCACCGCTGGGGAACAGCCGCCCCTCGCTGATCCTGGAGCCGGGAGTGCAGAGCTGTCTGACTCATTTCAGCCTCATCACCCACGGCTTCGGCGGCCCGGCCATCTGCGCAGCACTCACGGCCTTCCAGAACTACCTGGTGGAGTCCCTCAAAGGGCTGGATAAAATGTtcatcagcagcacagggaaCGGGCACACGGCCGGAGACTCCAAAGcgtcagagaaggaagggaagcatCGGAAGTGA